Proteins from one Bradyrhizobium amphicarpaeae genomic window:
- a CDS encoding RraA family protein: MTDKATGPLPASVLEALGRYDTPTICNAMEIVAPERRLIGYTTKQLVCPFPDLPPIVGYARTVAIRSVLKSSLPAEEQSKRRIDYYEYVGTGHGPRISVIQDIDGPDVGYGAFWGEVQSNVHKALGCLGVITDGSIRDIPQWAPGFQALAGSIGPSHAWVHAESFGGEVRVAGMTVKSDDLIHADQHGAIMIPLDIAAKLPEAAELCGRRETPILEIARSPDFSLEKLKAALKRSAEIH; this comes from the coding sequence GTGACTGATAAAGCGACCGGGCCGCTGCCCGCTTCCGTCCTCGAAGCGCTGGGCCGCTACGACACGCCGACGATCTGCAACGCCATGGAGATCGTGGCGCCCGAGCGCCGGCTGATCGGCTACACCACCAAGCAACTGGTCTGCCCGTTCCCCGACCTGCCGCCGATCGTCGGCTATGCCCGCACGGTCGCGATCCGCTCGGTGCTGAAATCCTCGCTGCCCGCCGAAGAGCAGTCGAAGCGCCGGATCGACTATTACGAATATGTCGGCACCGGCCACGGCCCGCGCATCTCGGTGATCCAGGATATCGACGGCCCCGATGTCGGCTACGGCGCGTTCTGGGGTGAGGTGCAGAGCAACGTGCACAAGGCGCTCGGTTGTCTCGGCGTCATCACCGACGGCTCGATCCGCGACATCCCGCAATGGGCGCCGGGCTTCCAGGCGCTGGCCGGCTCGATCGGCCCGTCGCATGCCTGGGTGCACGCGGAGAGCTTCGGCGGCGAGGTGCGCGTTGCCGGCATGACCGTGAAGTCCGACGATCTGATCCACGCCGACCAGCATGGCGCCATCATGATCCCGCTCGACATCGCGGCCAAGCTGCCGGAGGCCGCCGAGCTCTGCGGCCGCCGCGAGACGCCGATCCTGGAGATCGCCCGCAGTCCCGACTTCTCGCTGGAGAAGCTGAAGGCCGCACTGAAGCGCTCGGCGGAGATTCACTGA
- the pssA gene encoding CDP-diacylglycerol--serine O-phosphatidyltransferase, whose product MTPYDFKDPDTRRRRFRPIPVRMLVPNVITLLAICAGLTSIRLSIEGRMSLAVYAIVFAAALDGIDGRVARMIKGQSKFGAELDSLADFVNFGVAPALMLYFWQLHELGNAGWIAAMVFAISGGLRLARFNATMDDPNKPAFAANFFTGVPAPAGAITVLLPIYVAFLDLGRWPAAMTAAYTLLIGFLMVSRLPVFSGKTKRMRVPPELVLPAFVAVVVFIALLIAYPWHVLSIGTALYLLALPLGYKSYRDQARALQATAPSGGEVTSPPSAPTLANLSEPPQDDDRPGRLH is encoded by the coding sequence ATGACGCCCTATGACTTCAAAGACCCCGATACGCGCCGCCGGCGGTTCCGCCCGATTCCGGTGCGGATGCTGGTGCCCAACGTCATCACGCTGCTGGCGATCTGCGCCGGCCTGACCTCGATCCGCCTGTCGATCGAGGGGCGGATGTCGCTCGCCGTCTACGCCATCGTTTTCGCGGCCGCCCTCGACGGCATCGACGGCCGCGTCGCGCGCATGATCAAGGGCCAGTCCAAGTTCGGCGCCGAGCTCGACAGCCTCGCCGATTTCGTCAATTTCGGCGTCGCGCCCGCCCTGATGCTGTATTTCTGGCAGCTGCACGAGCTCGGCAATGCCGGCTGGATCGCCGCCATGGTGTTTGCGATTTCCGGCGGCCTGCGTCTGGCGCGCTTCAATGCCACCATGGACGATCCGAACAAGCCGGCCTTCGCTGCCAATTTCTTCACCGGCGTGCCGGCGCCGGCCGGCGCGATCACCGTGCTGCTGCCGATCTATGTCGCGTTCCTCGATCTCGGCCGCTGGCCCGCCGCGATGACGGCAGCCTATACCCTGCTGATCGGCTTCCTGATGGTGTCGCGACTGCCGGTGTTCTCCGGCAAGACCAAGCGCATGCGCGTGCCGCCCGAACTGGTGCTGCCGGCGTTCGTCGCGGTGGTCGTCTTCATCGCGCTGCTGATCGCCTATCCCTGGCATGTGCTGTCGATCGGCACGGCGCTGTATCTTCTCGCCTTGCCGCTCGGCTACAAATCCTATCGCGACCAGGCGCGCGCATTGCAGGCCACCGCACCGTCGGGAGGCGAGGTCACCTCGCCACCGTCGGCACCGACGCTGGCGAACTTGTCGGAGCCGCCGCAGGACGACGACCGGCCCGGGAGGCTGCACTGA